A genomic segment from Desulfurispirillum indicum S5 encodes:
- the aroE gene encoding shikimate dehydrogenase gives MLKTSPQMQVFGIVGKDTSYSLSPVLHNAMFRHSGYGGTYVALPARDEATLRGLLAACRGGAVRGLNITVPWKESAAALVDFLDPTARSCGAVNTVVCRENGLWGYNTDGNGFCRSLVEESGMILEGARVVILGAGGAARGIVHALLQNAVHSVLVYNRSPEKARRLAHDAADARVSAVSELPSMEGSIVVNTTSAGMKDDRTQLFSAQQLKGAAYFYDIVYAPARTIHMEISWKANVPCCNGKGMLLWQALIAFELFTGFKCPVSAVRRALDEAAANKWFAE, from the coding sequence GTGCTGAAGACATCTCCCCAGATGCAGGTTTTTGGCATCGTGGGCAAGGACACTTCCTATTCCCTCAGCCCGGTGCTGCACAATGCCATGTTTCGCCACAGCGGCTACGGTGGTACCTATGTGGCGCTGCCCGCCCGTGACGAGGCCACGCTGCGTGGTCTGCTGGCGGCCTGCCGTGGCGGTGCTGTGCGTGGCTTGAATATCACCGTTCCATGGAAAGAGTCGGCAGCCGCCCTGGTGGACTTTCTGGACCCCACCGCCCGCAGCTGTGGAGCGGTCAATACGGTTGTCTGCCGGGAGAACGGCCTGTGGGGCTACAATACCGATGGCAATGGCTTCTGCCGCAGCCTGGTGGAAGAGAGCGGCATGATCCTGGAGGGTGCCCGGGTGGTGATCCTGGGTGCCGGGGGCGCGGCACGGGGCATTGTGCACGCGCTGCTGCAAAACGCCGTCCACTCGGTGCTGGTGTATAATCGCTCCCCTGAGAAGGCGCGTCGATTAGCCCATGATGCCGCTGATGCTCGGGTCAGTGCCGTCAGCGAGCTTCCTTCCATGGAAGGAAGCATCGTGGTCAATACCACCAGCGCTGGCATGAAGGACGATCGCACGCAGCTCTTCAGCGCGCAGCAGCTGAAAGGGGCAGCCTATTTTTATGATATTGTCTACGCGCCGGCGCGCACCATTCATATGGAAATTTCCTGGAAGGCCAATGTGCCTTGCTGCAACGGCAAGGGCATGCTGCTGTGGCAGGCCCTGATCGCCTTTGAGCTCTTTACCGGTTTCAAGTGTCCGGTGAGTGCGGTGCGTCGCGCCCTGGACGAGGCAGCCGCCAATAAGTGGTTTGCCGAGTGA